The following proteins are encoded in a genomic region of Notolabrus celidotus isolate fNotCel1 chromosome 19, fNotCel1.pri, whole genome shotgun sequence:
- the stom gene encoding erythrocyte band 7 integral membrane protein: MRNESEEVALKEARRRERQAALEDTDADIGFCGWLLIILSGLLILVTLPISIWMCIKIVKEYERAIIFRLGRIVRGGAKGPGMFFIVPCTDSFINVDLRTITFDIPPQEVLTKDSVTVSVDGVVYYRVQNATLAVANITNADAATRLLAQTTLRNVLGTKNLSEILSDREEIAHSMQSTLDDATDDWGIKVERVEIKDTKLPLQLQRAMAAEAEASREARAKVIAAEGEMNASRALKEASLVIAESPSALQLRYLQTLNTIAAEKNSTIIFPLPLEMMRGLIK, translated from the exons CTTTGGAAGATACAGATGCTGACATTGGCTTTTGCGGCTGGCTGTTGATTATACTTTCTGGTCTCCTTATCCTGGTGACACTGCCCATCTCAATCTGGATGTGCATTAAG ATTGTGAAAGAGTATGAGAGAGCCATCATCTTTCGCCTGGGGCGCATTGTGCGAGGTGGAGCCAAAGGTCCCG GAATGTTCTTCATCGTGCCGTGCACTGACAGCTTTATTAATGTGGACTTGCGCACCATCACCTTCGACATCCCACCACAAGAG GTTTTGACCAAAGACTCTGTAACAGTGAGTGTTGATGGTGTGGTGTACTACCGGGTCCAGAATGCTACCCTGGCTGTGGCTAACATCACTAATGCAGATGCCGCCACAAGGCTGCTGGCCCAGACCACCCTGAGGAACGTCCTGGGGACCAAGAACCTGTCAGAGATCCTGTCTGACCGTGAGGAAATCGCACATAGCATGCAG TCCACTCTTGATGATGCTACTGATGACTGGGGGATCAAGGTGGAGCGAGTGGAGATCAAAGATACCAAGCTGCCCCTTCAGCTCCAGAGAGCAATGGCCGCTGAGGCTGAGGCCAGCCGCGAAGCCAGAGCCAAG GTGATCGccgcagagggagagatgaacgCTTCTCGGGCGTTGAAGGAGGCCTCTCTGGTGATTGCTGAGTCTCCGTCAGCCCTGCAGCTGCGTTACCTTCAGACCCTCAACACCATCGCTGCTGAGAAAAACTCAACCATCATCTTCCCGCTGCCACTGGAGATGATGCGCGGCTTGATCAAGTAA